A region of the Mus pahari chromosome 15, PAHARI_EIJ_v1.1, whole genome shotgun sequence genome:
GCGCAGATGTGCATTCGAATTATCTGTGGCGTAGGCCAATAGGGAACTGACACCTCACTGACCCTCTTCCTTGCCCACGAGGCCCAGGCCCTGGAGATGCCACGCATGCAGGGGGCCTGGCTTCTAATGACTCAGCTCCATTTCACAGGTAGAGGATGAAGATGcaaggagagaggctggccaAGGCCGCCGATGGAGAGCACATACTGTGAACTGAGCCAGCGGTAGGAACCGGACCGAACATCCTGTGGTTGAGGTGGCTGGTTGCAGTCATCGTTATTCTACTACAGAGGATGTGAAAGCttaagagaggagagacagatcCTCCAGCTGGAGAAGCCATGTTGAAAGTGGTTCCAGTGCCCACAGGTCACAGCCTCCAGGAGGACTGTGGTCATGGCCGTCGTGGTGGCTGGCTTAGAGCTCTAACTGTAGTGAAACACAGTTACTGGAGACCACAGTGTATGAGAGCATACTCTTTTTCTCCAATCCTAGGGTGCCCTTCACCTAGGCCAGAGCCAGACATGAGGGCTTTGCGGAGGATGTTTAAGAAGCAGCaagcagagccgggcgtggtggcacacgcctttaatcccagcactcaggaggcaggggcaggcagatttctgagttcgaggccagcctggtctacagagtgagttccaggacagcctgggctacacagagaaaccttgtctcgaaaaaccagaagaagaaaaaaaaaaaaaaaaaagcggcagcaagcgggctggagagatggctcagcggttaagagcttccaaaggtcctgagttcaattcccagcaaccacatggtggctcacaaccatctgtaatgaaatctgacgccctcttctggggctgtttgaagacagctacagtgtacttacatataataaataaataaatcttttttttaaaaaaatgaagaagcagCAAGCTGAAGGAAGTCTAGTGGTTAGGAACAATTGCTTGTTTTgctaaggacctgggttcagttcccatcactcacacaatggttcacaaccatctgtaactctaattccaggggattcaatgcccttttctggccttcatgggcctcaagcatacatgtggtacacatacatacatggaggtaaacactcattaaataaaaataaataatactttaagtgttatttaattgactttttttttaagatttattattatatgtaagtacactgtagctgtcttcagacactccagaagaggatggttatgagccaccatgtggttgctgggatttgaactccggaccttcggaagagcaggcgggtgctcttacccactgagccatctcaccagccctttacttgactttttgagacagccttggctgtccttgaactcaaagagatccccctgcctctgcctctcaggtccTGGGATTAAGTGTGTGCACCATCATGCAAGGTATaagtgatgttttgttttgttttgttttgttttgttttaaaaaggtgGCAGCAGGAAATTAGGACTACACACTTGGTTGTCATTTCGGCCACCATAACTCTCCATGGTCAGCCATTTATTGCACACCAGGGTGAGATGATACACTCTAGGGGTGGGCCTGGTCCCTCCATGTCACTGGGACCAGAGATGTTGAGGTCATTCTGACAGTGTATGGTAATCAATTTCCAGTTTAAGGCAAGGTTGACAGAAGCTCCAAGGGATCTTAGCTACACAGGCTCGAAACCAGAAAGCTATCAACTGCCTACCCGGCATTGCTTCTTGTGGGGACTTTCCTTCCCAACCACCTCCTGTCAAACAcccctccagcaaggctccaagTGACAGAGACCACCTCCCACCTCACGGAGACTGGTCTCTGGCCCTGTCTACCCCAGGCTCAGAGCAGCTAGAGCGCAGGTTTAGGGTCTTTCCTGTGCTGCGAGCAGCCAGAAGGACCAGTCCCTGTGTGGGCTCTGTTGCCTCTGTTCCTAGAGGAACATGGAGAATGGAACCAGCTAAAGGGTCAGGGACCCTTGGCCTACTCCATATAGGAACACCCTTCCTCTTGCCAGCTCTAACTCACCAGCTTGATAATGGCCTTCCCCCCTATTGTCATCCTGGTGATTAACTTACTTGGGGTCAATGAAAGCTTCAAGATCAGTCAGCTCAGCTCCCAGGGTCTACAGAAGATGGGCTAGGTTCCCTGCTGTGTGCTGTTAGCTGTAGTCAagtctttgttcatttgttgtttttgagCCAGGATTTCTCTGGgaagccctgactgtcctggaactccctctgtaggctggccttgacctcacagagatccacctgtcactgccttcagagtgctgggatcaaaggactGACCAGCTGTCACACCATTTTATGAAGCTCCTCCATTTTGGTTAAACAACAATTCCCAAAACTAAAGTAACTTCTTTTTCTGGATTCTtgctctccctgccctctcaACTCCAGAAATGGGCAAACAAGAGAAACATTTGCTGACCACTTGAGATTCTTTAATTCACTACTTGTCCCTAGTCACCCCTAGCCACAGAAAACCCAAAAAgccatcttcctccccttcctcatttCCTAGCCCCTCCTGCCGCTTCTCTGTCCAGGAGCTGCTTGTCCCATTGGCTGTCTCTACAGCAGCCCTGGGCCATTTCACCATCTTCTCTCACCTCCAATCCACGCTGATCCTCCACATCTCCTTAAACGACATCCATTACCTCATCTCCAGCTACTGTCCTCGTAGCTCTCATTGGCTTCCACAAGCTGCCCTGGGGCCCACACTGGGTTCTCCCATAGGCTCCCAGGACAAAGCACACATCCAGATTTGATGGCTGTCCCTATCCCTTCCATCTCAGCAGCACCCACTGTCGGGCTCCACTCAACTGGACCCAGTGTTAGGGCGATACAAACAGTTGACCCAGGGAGCCCGGGTCCTGCTGCTCCCACACCTGCTATTCTGGGAAACCCCAACACCTCCTAGACTGGCTTCTCATTTTGACAGACTTGCTTGcctacataaacacatacacaaatacaccacACCCTGGGAAGGTCTGGGGAAGGGATACAGATTTTTGTTGGGGCCAAGGGGTAGGCAGACAGCCATTTGCTAATGATGCTCCATCACTATTAGCCCAGGTAGCAGATTCATTCTCTTAAGGCCATTTTTGGTGTGGTGACTGGCTGGAACTGGCCAAAGAATTGATGGGAGAAAAAAGTTAAAGAGACTGGGATCTGGAACTTCCAATGCCTTCTAGGGAACCCATGGGAATAAGGGCTGAGGCTTCACAAAGGAAACACAGAACCCTTGCTGGACTGGATGGGACCAGAACTGGAGGGTGGGACACAGAAGAGCATTGGTGGTGCCGGACTAGGGGTCCCGCTCAAGGGCATGTAATACATTCCCTCCAGGGGTCCAGCCTCAGGAGCCCAAGGTAACTGGGGACTACCAAGGGCTGGCAGGTTGGGGGACAGAGGCGACAATGATGGACCAGAGATAGGCCCATAGGCGGGTGGGTAGAGGCCCGGCCCTAGGGCCAGCGGGGCATAGGGCTGGCGTGGCTGCCGGGAGGGAGAGGGCGAGGGTGGCAGCAGTACTTCCACGTACTGCCCGCTCTCGGGATCGAAGAGTAGTCGCAGCCTCGGCTGCCTCGGCGCCTCCACAAAGTAGTACCGGCCGCTCTCCGGGTCTACGAGGACCTTCCCCGCGGGCGCGGCTCCCGGAGGCCTCCGCCCCAGGGAGGATGCAGGGAGGAGCCGGTCGGTGGGAGGCGCAGAAGCAGCTCGCGGGAAGGGTGTAGCGGCCTTGGCCGTCGTCGCCGGAGGATCGGGAAGTAGGGGTGCCTGGACCGCAGTTGCAGGAGCCACAAGCGGTGTCTCCAACTCGGGCGCTGCCCTAAGGCTCGAGTTTGGACACGCCTGCGGGGAGCCCGGGCGAGGTGGTCGGGTCCCTGTCGACTCTAAAGGGGAACACTGGGTTGAGGTGCGAGCGTCTCCTAAAGGGCTGGTCCGACCCTCAGGGTCCGGGACCAGGCGCTGGGCCTCAGCATCCGGGTTTTCTCCTCCAGGACCGCGTCTTTGGACACTCGGGGTTTTCTCCCGCCGCTTGCCGAAGGCTAGAGCGCCAGGCAAGCGTATCTCACTGCGAGCGAAAGGCTTCGCGGTGCTGTTCTCTGCCCTCCGCCTCGGGACCCCGCTGGACTGGGAGGCATCCTTAGGGGTTGCATGGAGTGAAGGCTCTGGTGACTCGTAGGGATGAGGTACCACAGGCAGAAAGTCCTTGAGAAAAATGGAAGTGTAATGAGCCGGGGCGGGCGACTCAAGTGCCGGGAACTTGTGCGTTTTGGATTCATCACCGTCCTCCCCGCAGGTGTCCGCAGGAAACGCAGGAAGCCCGGAGCCTGGGGTCCCTGCAGGGAAGCTTGGCGCGTAAGTAGTCTTAACCATCTTGCGCACGTCTCGCGGCCGCGGAATGGTCACGCGCGGGCGTCCAGGAGCCGCTTCTCCCGAGACCAAGGCTTCTGGGCACACATCGTCGTCCAGAGTGCTTGTGAGGTGACTTCGGGGCTGTTCCGGTGTATCCACATCTGGAGACCGCTGACTGCCTCTGACGGCGATACCCGCATTTTCCAGTGAGAGCAGACACAGCgtctctgtgagctctggagTCGCGGGTGCTGACGGTGTAGGCGGCTCCAGCTCCTGGGTTAGACCGTTCATAGCTTCCTGACGCAGTGCTGTCGATGCACCCTGCACAACAGGACTCCAAGTCTCTCCGGGCGATGGGCTACGCGTTTCAATAGGATAAGGTGCCTCCCGTGGGAGCAGGGCTGGCAGCGACGGGTCCCTACTCAGCCCTACTGCATCCCCGCCTCTCGAATTCGGAACCTTCCACACAAGAGGAGCTTCAGGACTTGGGCTCCCAACTCTAGCGACACCCTGAGTCCACTGGGGAAGTGGTGGTGGGGAAGGGGTCCTTCCGCTGACGACTTCCTCGACGGAGGCATTCCTATTTTCCCCCGCAGAAGATGCGCCGCCAGGGAAGGCCGGGCTACTCGGTCTCCAAACAATCTTAGGAGGTTGTGGAGGGTTCTGGGTAGACGGGCAGCGAGGACTCCGCACGGCCCCATTTGGAGCCTGCTGCGGGGGAGAGGGGCTCCTCGGCCTCACAACCCTACTGGGAACCACCCGGGAACCTCTAGAATGGGAAGGAGGACTCCTTGCCCTCGG
Encoded here:
- the Prob1 gene encoding proline-rich basic protein 1, whose amino-acid sequence is MGASRLKAHSLGFSAAKAASSGLDAGALRRFDPAASRRGGDSAGAISGGTAREVVLGVLPTMLTALAPLALPGLSKRLPAPPGRQDSSGSSGSYHTAPGSPEPPDVGPDTEGQGTWLWVAPGRGAGAQPVLSVSAQNSRQQRGSGSGFPRGPGSGPPPPRPQLRMLPSGEMEVIFGAGPLFSRSDAEDLQEQQLMAPTFSSPLLPGPASPASVSSQPQVPDRGSRWATYLELPPREPSPAVSGQYECVEVALEEHSAPVRPRTVPKRQIELRPRPRSPSQDSRAPRPRLLLRTGSLDESLSRLQAAAGIVQTALARKLGSAVPAPSNVTFKSTAKPESTTNSQETAGSTRALLEEAKSRPPRAHDNSASARAPRPWPSLRERAIRRDKPAPGTEPLGPVSSSIFLQSEEKPHQAYKQESKTQFPHETPDRTVPRARSPPSHSRGSRVVPSRVVRPRSPSPPQQAPNGAVRSPRCPSTQNPPQPPKIVWRPSSPAFPGGASSAGENRNASVEEVVSGRTPSPPPLPQWTQGVARVGSPSPEAPLVWKVPNSRGGDAVGLSRDPSLPALLPREAPYPIETRSPSPGETWSPVVQGASTALRQEAMNGLTQELEPPTPSAPATPELTETLCLLSLENAGIAVRGSQRSPDVDTPEQPRSHLTSTLDDDVCPEALVSGEAAPGRPRVTIPRPRDVRKMVKTTYAPSFPAGTPGSGLPAFPADTCGEDGDESKTHKFPALESPAPAHYTSIFLKDFLPVVPHPYESPEPSLHATPKDASQSSGVPRRRAENSTAKPFARSEIRLPGALAFGKRREKTPSVQRRGPGGENPDAEAQRLVPDPEGRTSPLGDARTSTQCSPLESTGTRPPRPGSPQACPNSSLRAAPELETPLVAPATAVQAPLLPDPPATTAKAATPFPRAASAPPTDRLLPASSLGRRPPGAAPAGKVLVDPESGRYYFVEAPRQPRLRLLFDPESGQYVEVLLPPSPSPSRQPRQPYAPLALGPGLYPPAYGPISGPSLSPLSPNLPALGSPQLPWAPEAGPLEGMYYMPLSGTPSPAPPMLFCVPPSSSGPIQSSKGSVFPL